Proteins co-encoded in one Elusimicrobiales bacterium genomic window:
- a CDS encoding iron ABC transporter permease — MANKNSLLPWLLPPAVAALAAAAVFIGPVSNPDAQILLAIRLPRVLAGLIAGAALAGAGALMQGVMRNPLADPYILGTSSGAALGAVCALVMGAGYGSPAFYAAAALGGFAATAAAYLLARGPGRTPTVNLLLSGVVVSSFCGAAILLFFSLRRSESFSALMFMMGSITETTPAVLATAAALFAAGAAGALLMSRRIDIMSMGPEKAQSLGVNTERLKLSAIIAGSLMCAAAVGLSGTVGFAGLIVPHAARLIAGPSQRRMTAASLFIGAGFLVVMDSLARSLAAPRELPVGALTAMTGAPFFLWLLNRRGNHV, encoded by the coding sequence ATGGCAAATAAAAACAGCCTCCTTCCGTGGCTGCTGCCGCCGGCGGTGGCGGCGCTGGCCGCGGCGGCTGTTTTCATAGGTCCGGTGTCCAACCCGGACGCGCAAATACTGCTTGCGATACGGCTGCCGCGGGTGCTGGCCGGCCTGATAGCGGGAGCCGCGCTGGCTGGCGCGGGCGCGCTGATGCAGGGCGTCATGCGCAACCCGCTGGCGGACCCTTATATACTGGGAACCTCCTCCGGCGCGGCGCTGGGCGCGGTATGCGCGCTGGTCATGGGGGCTGGTTACGGCTCGCCCGCGTTTTACGCGGCGGCGGCGCTGGGCGGCTTCGCGGCGACGGCGGCGGCATATCTGCTGGCGCGCGGCCCGGGGCGGACGCCCACGGTGAACCTGCTGCTTTCGGGAGTGGTGGTAAGCAGCTTCTGCGGCGCGGCCATACTGCTTTTTTTCTCGCTGCGCAGGAGCGAGTCGTTTTCCGCGCTGATGTTTATGATGGGCAGCATAACCGAAACCACGCCGGCGGTGCTGGCCACTGCCGCCGCGCTGTTTGCGGCGGGGGCGGCGGGGGCGCTGCTTATGTCGCGCCGCATAGATATTATGAGCATGGGGCCGGAAAAGGCACAGTCGCTGGGCGTAAACACGGAGCGGCTGAAGCTTTCGGCCATAATAGCCGGCAGCCTGATGTGCGCCGCCGCCGTGGGGCTTTCGGGCACGGTCGGTTTTGCGGGGCTGATAGTGCCGCACGCCGCCCGGCTGATTGCCGGGCCGTCGCAGCGGCGCATGACGGCGGCCTCGCTTTTCATCGGGGCCGGTTTTCTTGTGGTGATGGACTCGCTGGCGCGCTCGCTTGCCGCGCCGAGGGAACTGCCCGTGGGCGCGCTTACCGCGATGACGGGCGCGCCGTTTTTCCTGTGGCTGCTGAACCGCCGGGGGAACCATGTCTGA
- a CDS encoding ABC transporter substrate-binding protein: protein MISLFAALLSAAGACAQPAQRIVSLLPSDTEILFALQAQKVVAVSDFCDYPCNAAKLPKAGDYYNPNIEKIVALKPDMVFTGPWKNNAAQRLRNAGIKVVEIPESRSIADIYSAITAIGGETGRSRQAQELVKGLSAKIGALAAKNAALKRKPRVYVELDSPHWTAGGGSYLNDMIEKAGGANIFSDLPESYARVAWETVAARNPEIIISLSAAKTDFVSLPGAAGIAAVKNKRIVSDLDRNLLTRPSPRVYQALRALSKALHGK from the coding sequence GTGATTTCTCTTTTCGCCGCGCTGCTGTCCGCCGCAGGCGCGTGCGCGCAGCCGGCACAACGCATAGTTTCGCTTTTGCCGTCGGATACCGAAATACTGTTCGCGCTGCAGGCCCAAAAAGTGGTGGCCGTGTCCGATTTCTGCGACTATCCGTGCAACGCCGCCAAACTGCCGAAAGCGGGAGACTATTACAACCCCAATATAGAGAAAATCGTCGCGCTCAAGCCGGACATGGTGTTTACCGGCCCCTGGAAAAACAACGCCGCCCAGCGGCTGCGCAATGCCGGGATAAAAGTCGTGGAGATACCCGAATCGCGCAGCATAGCCGACATTTATTCCGCCATAACCGCCATAGGCGGCGAAACCGGACGCAGCCGCCAGGCGCAGGAACTGGTGAAGGGGCTTTCCGCCAAAATCGGCGCCCTGGCCGCTAAAAACGCCGCGCTAAAGCGCAAGCCGCGCGTTTATGTGGAGCTTGATTCGCCGCACTGGACCGCGGGCGGCGGCTCGTACCTTAACGACATGATAGAGAAAGCCGGCGGCGCAAACATTTTTTCCGACCTGCCGGAAAGCTACGCGCGCGTGGCATGGGAAACCGTGGCCGCCAGAAACCCGGAGATAATAATCTCGCTCTCCGCCGCAAAAACAGATTTCGTTTCGCTGCCGGGCGCGGCGGGGATAGCCGCCGTGAAAAACAAGCGCATCGTTTCCGACCTGGACCGCAATCTGCTGACCCGCCCCTCGCCCCGCGTGTACCAGGCGCTGCGGGCCCTGTCAAAAGCCCTTCATGGCAAATAA
- a CDS encoding phospholipase A, with protein MRRLITTFIAGAFLAGHSDAGELLARDTPAEAVQQTDAKRPLRGADNSPETPLTAQQQDLSQDTRFENTTDRSLSAHKVNYFSINHWPGDGNAQVKFQISMKFKILEPNLYVFKSDLFPAYVAYTQKSLWNVGQNSMPFEESNYNPEFFLEYPLNAVIIGRLKLRHIVISPMEHESNGLAGVQSRSWNRQYVRISFGLDSAEKLEITNSLLADKALLYIKLWRASGYSDQDAYLQSIGSNDTFLDYMGHGEIGVSVRNFLWGGSLKNHQLDIKTPIFRDTDKPSCELEFRQQIPDMNFALYLQYWYGYGETLLRFNQFGHRGFAGLSFSY; from the coding sequence GTGAGAAGATTAATTACCACATTTATCGCCGGGGCCTTTTTAGCCGGCCATAGCGACGCGGGCGAGCTTCTCGCGCGAGATACTCCTGCGGAGGCGGTTCAGCAGACTGATGCGAAACGTCCACTGCGGGGCGCTGATAATTCCCCGGAAACTCCGCTTACCGCGCAGCAACAGGATTTATCTCAGGACACCCGCTTCGAAAATACAACGGACAGGTCACTCTCCGCGCATAAGGTGAATTATTTTTCCATAAATCATTGGCCCGGCGACGGCAACGCGCAGGTCAAGTTCCAGATAAGCATGAAGTTTAAGATACTGGAACCGAATTTATATGTCTTCAAAAGCGACCTTTTCCCCGCCTATGTCGCTTATACGCAGAAGTCGCTCTGGAATGTGGGGCAGAACTCAATGCCTTTTGAGGAAAGCAATTATAATCCGGAATTTTTTTTAGAATATCCGCTCAACGCTGTTATTATCGGCCGGCTTAAGCTGCGCCACATAGTTATAAGTCCCATGGAGCATGAATCCAACGGTCTCGCAGGCGTCCAGTCACGAAGCTGGAACAGGCAATATGTGCGAATAAGTTTCGGTCTGGATTCGGCGGAAAAACTGGAAATAACAAATTCCCTCCTGGCAGACAAGGCGTTATTATATATCAAGCTCTGGCGCGCATCGGGTTATTCCGATCAGGATGCCTATCTTCAATCCATAGGCAGCAACGACACATTTCTGGACTACATGGGTCATGGGGAAATCGGGGTAAGCGTCAGGAACTTCCTCTGGGGGGGGAGTTTGAAAAACCACCAATTGGATATAAAAACGCCGATATTCCGCGACACGGATAAGCCTTCCTGCGAATTAGAGTTCCGGCAGCAGATTCCGGATATGAATTTCGCGCTTTATCTGCAGTATTGGTATGGCTACGGGGAAACCCTGCTGCGGTTCAATCAGTTCGGACACAGAGGTTTTGCCGGTCTCTCTTTTTCTTACTAA
- a CDS encoding ABC transporter ATP-binding protein — translation MSDGGLKADNICFSRGNFSLENISLETRCGEFLGIAGPNGCGKTTLLNILSGLLPAQRGAVSICGEEILAAAPERRAALCAFLPAEISASADFTARETAVMGRSPALAWWRDYSAEDYGAVSAALKSVGLDAAADKPVNFLSTGERRKVFIAQTLCQAAPVLILDEPTAHLDLKCQLEIFGLLRETAKKQNRAVIAVSHDISMLLRFCDTVLLLKHGRRAAYGPPEKAVDASAMREVYGVDAEICRDGAGSLHLLAKNPVYYY, via the coding sequence ATGTCTGACGGCGGTCTGAAGGCGGACAATATCTGCTTTTCCAGAGGAAATTTCAGCCTTGAAAACATCTCGCTTGAGACGCGCTGCGGCGAGTTTCTTGGCATAGCCGGCCCCAACGGCTGCGGGAAAACCACGCTCTTGAATATTCTGTCCGGCCTTTTGCCGGCGCAACGCGGCGCAGTGAGTATTTGCGGGGAAGAAATCCTTGCAGCCGCGCCGGAGCGGCGCGCCGCGCTGTGCGCTTTCCTGCCCGCAGAAATATCCGCCTCCGCCGATTTCACCGCGCGCGAAACCGCCGTTATGGGACGCTCGCCCGCGCTGGCCTGGTGGCGGGACTATTCCGCGGAGGATTACGGCGCGGTATCCGCCGCGCTGAAATCCGTCGGGCTGGACGCGGCGGCTGACAAGCCGGTGAATTTCCTCTCAACCGGGGAGCGGCGCAAGGTTTTCATCGCCCAGACCCTCTGCCAGGCCGCGCCGGTTTTGATTCTGGACGAGCCGACCGCCCATCTTGATTTGAAATGCCAGCTTGAGATATTCGGCCTGCTGCGCGAGACGGCAAAAAAACAGAACCGCGCCGTTATAGCGGTATCGCACGACATTTCCATGCTGCTGCGGTTTTGCGACACGGTGCTGCTTCTCAAACACGGCAGGCGGGCGGCGTACGGACCGCCGGAAAAGGCTGTGGACGCTTCCGCCATGCGCGAAGTCTACGGCGTAGACGCCGAGATATGCCGGGACGGAGCAGGCTCGCTCCACCTACTCGCAAAAAACCCTGTTTATTATTATTGA